In the genome of Arabidopsis thaliana chromosome 4, partial sequence, the window TCTTGTAACATACGAAAACactatttatttaacaaaaaacagaaaggaGTGACACAAATGCAATGTGTTATAGTATTTCAAAATTCTAATTGATATGAATtgataacaaaatgaaacTTAATAGAAGTACCACAAATCAACAATAGTTATGTTTGGTATTTAGAACTTATTTTGAAAGcatgttaaataaaaactttgaatatcTGATATGGTTATAtagtttacagatttttttaatatttaaatgtatCAAAGCGGATATTCGCAAATATCACAAATAATTCCGGATATTCGAAATTTTGGATATCTGGAAATTTCGAAGTAAagcaaatcacaaaatcaagtATTCGGTTAAAACGAATCGAATAACAAATATCACAATTTTTCCGGATATCCGCTTCGTGCCCAGACCTAGTCAATTGTaaaaagtaaatgaaagaCCCACATTTGGAGGAACAGAACTGGGTTGAAAATCTAACtgaccaaatttttttctcatttgaaattaaaaaaaaaaaactgaaaaaatgaTTCAACATTCAAAAACTATtaactcattttgttttcaacttaTATTTGTTCAATCATTTTCCTAGAGACAATCCTCAAGGggaacaaaacacaaaagccttCAATCTTAATTACGACCATAACATGAAAATAAGTCAACACGTACCAGGAGATGCACCTGGTGTCGTAGCGCCTGAAGTTATTATACCTgcaaggaaagaaaatattactttcaaaccctaaaaatataaggcaaaagaaagcaaaaaaaaaaaaaaacttaatattgAGACacaatagaaataaatataaaaaatcaccACAATGAGGAGGAGCAATGGAGAGTTTGCAAGCCTTAGGTGTTGCAAGAGCTCTTGTGCtattcagttcaattcccaTTTCGCCAGCACTAACCAAACCAGCACAAATACATTGTGGGTTATATTGTAAAACAGTTTCTATTCCAGTACAACACGATTTCTCTGGCTTAGTTTCGTTTGATCCGACACCAAGGTACCCGAGACAATCCATCATGCTATATATTACTGTAGAACAATCGGAACTTGATGGTCCTGGTGCTGGAGCACCAACAGGAGACTTTGCCGGATTTGATTTGTTACGTGCATGGATTGGTGTCacgagtgatgatgatgagagtaGTAGTAACACGAAggatagaagaagagattgcttcattattgatgtttttttttgctttgaagAGCGTTAGAGTTTATTGGTTTCTTATTGTTAATTAGctttatgttttcttgattGAGATGATGATAGAAGAATGGGGTTTATATATGGAAGTGAAgttaggaaaaagaaaagataagaattgcgttgtttgttttttctttgattttgaagtCCTATTCTTGTTCCTTTAATCTTGGAGATTAGAGATTATTGTTGAATAGGTTATTAGTTTGTTGTCAtcgattttaatgttttgtgatCATTTGactatctgtttttttttttatagaattaaTTCATTATCTGTTATCATGATGATTTCTGTTTGGATAATCAGATTTAGTAAAATACGTGAAacattactaaaaataaatacatttgacttctcatattcattttaattttgaaataacggaaaatgatgataaatcgTTGGAGCTAGTAGGGTGcctttttgtttaagaaaacaatgggTTTTACTTGAcaaacattttgtttaaatcaaaataaaataaatagattgtGTAATGTTAATTGTCAGAGATTCTCTTCTGATAATTAATGGGTATATTGAAATATGACTTAAGGAACCGAGAGAATCTAAGAGGTATAAAAATAGATTGTTAACgttcttcaaaacattttcgAAAAACTAATCACTCATAgttcaaaagacaaaaaaaataaaaaaaaatatagaaaatctaTTAATAGCTTTGGATAGTCCAATTGTGGGAAGTAGCAATGTGGGAAAAAACTCAATTGGATCCTATTGAATCTAGAGCTATTAGTTTATTAGAGAAAAATTGGATAgttcaaatcaaaatataagatGTTGGATTGATGGTTCATGAAAATTCATGGATCCAATTATGGGCCTATGTTGGTagtgttttcaagaaaatgattataCTTTACTGCTTGGTGCAAAGTGTTTTTCCAGGTGCCCCTCACCCCTTCACTCGGAGTAAGAAGCATTACTTTGTGttataaagaataaaaaaaagttgattgtTATGCGTTTGAAACAAATGATTCAAAGTTAGTCTCGATTATACAGTTTCCTGAAAAATGATCCGCTTTCTCAAATCTACTAAAcgactagattttaacctgcggtataccgcggtacgatttattttttaaaagtaatatatattaaaacttgcaaattttatttttataaaatatttttattttacagtttataattgttattaagtaaagctataccacgaatccatgagataattgttaaaaaactgaagttttaatccctattaaaacagcatattaataatattttaaaattttataaatattgattcaaatacatccaccatataacccaattccaaaataaaacccgttctgtaatttgtttacccgtcccgtgatttttttgtttaaagtagtaatttttaaattttaagaattattttttatatataaaagttttgcaaattgtatcattctctaatacatttatattttattgtttaattttatatatagtaacattatacataccacataacatttttggttttatataatcttttctaaattaggatgatttgatatgtttaatattagtggtcttaaaaaataataaattaaagatttaacccgtattgaaacggtggattaattatattttattttttattaatgttgattcaaaaacccgtccctccaaattcgtcttgccaaaaaccaatttattttattaatattaattttattaatgatatgactttgaattatattctaaacatttttgctaataacataggtgtgcaccatatttatttaataggggaatgtaccatatgatccgaatgcacttttatccaaatccaccaaaaaagtcttgcaaaaatactataaagataaaaaacgatagtcggttttgataggtataagattaacaaatatattagttagcttaaattagttaaagaatacaaattgaaaaggtatattacattattcgaatatagtatcaaaacttatataacacagagatttgataatgttttaattgttgaataattttttttgtgctaattttatatgtgattaagatttaattgattttgtatataaaatattaaattgacttatttgtttataatttggtaacagatagatatttgaatattcagtatattttgcttcagtttaggaaatctttgatgacccgtctttagatccaataagccctataatctagatattaacctgcagtataccgcaggtaggcttgtattttagttaaactaaaaacttttattgtaaagatgatttaaaaatatatgatattattttatttgattttaaatgtatagttaattgtgagttgtatatgttttgttgatattatctatattgtttagtgtttaagattatacacttgtactttgattgttaatttaagagtttcgcATATAGTATtccatcttgtattaatatcgatctaaacccgtcaattctaggattttccagcttgtattaaaaattgaatcacatctaatatgttattaattattgtagtatataagattataaattttcaatataatatgtatgaaattgaatataaatatttcaaattatgacccgttactcagtagaaagttttcttaaatctatttttcactcgttataatattttttcatgtattgaacagtttatattcgtttttaagaattcaaattgtggcatatgcgaaataactctaattatttcttttataatgatgatattattttccgcaaaaatagaatcatataaagatgagaagtgaactataataattaataaaaaaataatatgataatttagatataaaatataatttgttgattttaattggttacttttttggaaattaataatgtattttgtttttctaattaaattaaattaattaaaatttagatatcaaatcttatatgttgattttgattggttattatttttggaaattaataaggtatttcgttttttaattaaatttaattaattaaattagtatttgactttttaatccttaaagagataaattaatttactcttttaatttttttttctaatggcatatttatgtaattacttacaaaaattaaggttacatttaaaatgtacttcccaaataatatagtaggattttggttgcTTCGTATCTCCTTTCCATTTATACTAGATTCTGATCCGCACATACGTGCGgggtttcatattttaagaaatatattagaatacatttttagtgaaagatattgtagtgtataaattataagGTGTATAGAAAAGtatatagtattatttattatataatagctatttttcattaatttatattattgatattatatttatattttgcatAGTAAATAGAttgttagatttgttttgattttctgaataatataaagatatttggaaaatctgtgtatttttatttagtttgatgtatatataaattaattgtttttgtttgaaatttgatcaattagatgatataatgtaaaatttactCGGCGATACACCGTTGGtcgatttttttgtaactaactATTTGAATGTTAAGTTatagttgttttgtaaatattgtttcttttgtttagtgtttatgattatataattgtgttataattgttaattatttaggGCTACCTATTGGAGGCCCCCtcaaatatattgtttcaacTGGGTTCCACCCAAACTCTTAGCCTCTTTCTATTTCCCCCTAATCAACTTAAATTCTTCTCAATTCcacctaatatatataatcccACGTAATTAACCAACATTAATCAAGCTGCTAAAATGcgatttaaaatcataaaatcacgttttaaaattaattagcCTCGATTAAACCGATAATCCTACCATAATCTATTAACCCAAATTGAAGCCACTGTATGAGAAAGAGgcttcaaattttcttcttaaaacaCATCATTAGTAGCATTGTTGTTCTGTTATAAAACCTTTGTCacggaaaaaattaaaatctgaaTGAAAGAGAAGGATATCATAATAGTAAGAATCAGAGACAAGCCAATTAGTCCAAAATAACCAACATCATCATTAGTCTAGAACCAAAACACATCCAATTCGTCAATAATATTGTTAACATTAAAGTAACTCCAAAAAACATGACAACACATTCAAATGCCATTTCTCGAAAAGCATAACATATAAACTACTCTTGTGTTGCTTGAGAAGGTTGTGTGATGAAGATTGTATCCGGCATGTGAGTCTCCTTCTTagacttcttctccttcttagAGTCCTTCTCATTTGTATCCTTCTTATCATTCTTAGCCTTCTTAGCCTTCTTTTCAATCTGAGTAAGCAAGTAAAGATACTAAGATACAGAGAATGTGAAGAAAGATACTATACAACAGAAACATACCTCATCATTGCCATCATTCTTTGACTTTCTCTTTCTCGGTACCTTCTCTTTAGGGAATTTTTTACATCGTAATGCGTTATGCCCAGCTTCACCACAGCTCTTGCAATGTAtgattttacctttttttccAAGCTTTtcaacttcatttttctttctttttttcttctttggcgACTCATTCTTCCCTTTGATCCTTGCAAACTTctcttttttagatttttctttctttcttccagGCAGAATAGGTTCTGGTGGTGCGGTTACCAACCCGTAACTAGAATTCAACCAATACTTAGGTCCCCTTAATGGCATGGTGGCTGTCTCATAGCTGTCTCTCCACAGATCTGTCGAGAAGAACTCGGATATGTAATTCTCAGCATCCAAACCAGCCTCTATCATAGCACCATAAGAATGCTCACAAGGTATACCACTTATTTGCCACTTCCCACATGAACATTGTGTTTTTGGTATATCCACTCTATGACCATTCTCATCTATATATACCTCAAAAACGCCATGTGTGCAACGATATACCTTACTTCTATCTGCATCTGTCTTCTCTAATGCAAGCATCTTTAAAGCATATTTAGTAAATCTACCTTCATGGCGCAATGATTTCTTGTTCCTCTTAACAATCCGAGTCATTCCTTGCCTCCTTATTGTTTCTAGCATTGGAATTAATGACTTCGCTCTTGCTTTGGTGATGGTTGAGTTGAATGACTCGGTAGCATTGTTGTCAACATCCTCACAACAACTACCGAGCTTATAGAAACACCTTGACCAAGTATGTGGTTCCTCATTCAAGACATCATTGTACAATGCTTCATCATAGCATCTCAAGTTATTGAGATTCTTCCCATACTCCTTCTCATTGTAACTCCAAGCCAATTTCCAGACTAATGTCTTTAGCATATCCTTCTTGGCATGGTTCTTCTTTAGATTCTCTACAATATGCTTCACACACATTCTATGTTCAGCATTTGGCAATTCCTGTTTAACAGCACTCAGAAGACCCTGttaaacaatttgaaaaacataatGAGAACTTCGTTACATACCAATATACAAAGGGAATGAGATGAGATTCTTACCTTTGAGCGATCTGATAGAATGACAAACCGACTGCCATCCTCTAGGTTCAAgtccttttttatttgctgGACAAACCACAACCAGTTCTCGGCATTCTCAGATTGTACCACAGCCCAAGCAATTGGATAGATTTGATTGTTTGGATCGTGACCAACTGCAGTCAATAGAACTCCTTTCACAACAACTTTCAAAAATGTACCATCTAGTCCTATAATAGGTCTACAAGATCCAGCCCATTGTGTTCTAAGTATAttaaaacatacataaaaCCTATTGAACACATCTTCACCTTTTTCATTTCGATATGTATCAATGAAGGCAACAGACCCTGGGTTTTGAGAATGAATTTCTTCAACATATCCCCGGATATGAGCAAATTGTTCCTCATACTCCTTCTTAAGCATTTTGAGGGCAAGAAGTCTACCTCTTTGGCATTGTGGGATTGTAGACACCATTTTCCAACGCTCTTTGATATATTCCTGAATATCCATAGGCATAAACTTCTCATTTAGCCTCAACTTGTCCAAAAACAACCTAGCAATTACAGGACTCTTCAAGATCTGACATTTCCCATTAGGTGAGCAACTATGCCACGTGCATGATGTCTTAACCACAAACAGTTGCCTATCTGGATCATATGAACAATACACTCTCCATTTACATTTCCCGCCCATACCACACTTGAATGAAATCTTCTCCTTTTCCCATCTATCTTGAACAACATTATGCCCGTGCTTTAATGTCACCTCTAAAATAGCTTCTTTGAACTCAATCCCTGTGAAGAATGTACTTCCAATCACAAACTTATCACCCATAGCCCTTCTGATTCTTCTATCCCTCACCAAAATAGGATCCTCGTCTTCATCTGAGCTCTCGGGAATTATATCTCGGCCTATCGGTATCTCGTCTTCAAAATTTGCTACTCCATCATCTACTTCAAAGTCAAAACGCTCAAGAggatcttcttcatcctttttcttcttctctttcttattcttcttcgtattcttcttacttctaacaatttcttcttcaatccgCTCTTCACTCTCTGATTCGTTACCCCCATTGTACTCGACATCACCGTCACTATATTTGTAAAACATATCAACATCATCGTCAAACATCTACTTATCACTCTCAAATATCAACTAATCCAAACAAATACATACAATTCCGAACAAgataaaattaatacaaaatcaaCCAAATTACGACATCTTTGTGGAAATTATGAGACTCCAACCAAATTACGTTTCAGATTCGATCAAACCAAGATTCCAAGCACCACCACACGACGAAGCACCACCACAAGacgaagaataagaagaagaatcaaagaaaatcgAATTTGATGTTCGAGTAATAGAGTTGCAGGGTtcacaccaaagaaaaaaaaaaaagtcgcaaggaagaagaagaatatgcgAGTGCGACCCTAATAAAGTTTTTccccaaattgtttttttttttgtgtg includes:
- a CDS encoding Bifunctional inhibitor/lipid-transfer protein/seed storage 2S albumin superfamily protein (Bifunctional inhibitor/lipid-transfer protein/seed storage 2S albumin superfamily protein; FUNCTIONS IN: lipid binding; INVOLVED IN: lipid transport; LOCATED IN: anchored to membrane; EXPRESSED IN: 8 plant structures; EXPRESSED DURING: L mature pollen stage, 4 anthesis, petal differentiation and expansion stage; CONTAINS InterPro DOMAIN/s: Bifunctional inhibitor/plant lipid transfer protein/seed storage (InterPro:IPR016140), Plant lipid transfer protein/seed storage/trypsin-alpha amylase inhibitor (InterPro:IPR003612), Plant lipid transfer protein/Par allergen (InterPro:IPR000528), Plant lipid transfer protein/hydrophobic protein, helical domain (InterPro:IPR013770); BEST Arabidopsis thaliana protein match is: Bifunctional inhibitor/lipid-transfer protein/seed storage 2S albumin superfamily protein (TAIR:AT1G36150.1); Has 1817 Blast hits to 901 proteins in 128 species: Archae - 0; Bacteria - 85; Metazoa - 107; Fungi - 89; Plants - 622; Viruses - 16; Other Eukaryotes - 898 (source: NCBI BLink).) — its product is MKQSLLLSFVLLLLSSSSLVTPIHARNKSNPAKSPVGAPAPGPSSSDCSTVIYSMMDCLGYLGVGSNETKPEKSCCTGIETVLQYNPQCICAGLVSAGEMGIELNSTRALATPKACKLSIAPPHCGIITSGATTPGASPVSPSAGAPTTSPSAAKSPETSATSPSSDETPSMTAPSPSSSGTNILSVPALTIVFVIVSSVAYISAFSN